From a single Lewinella sp. LCG006 genomic region:
- a CDS encoding sensor histidine kinase, whose amino-acid sequence MKFGLVLALMGISTLALMGVQVYWLKEQYQQQQHALYRDAQKGIGALNQELNRRNSFVSQLQDQNTYDFQTWSADSSRLFIFASNVSDQLPHPDTTLQLKRKKEAQALADQVLQSTSTAPGIFETILLRSVQQCSTCEPDQSLGDRYPIDQLLAEKLKEEGVHLPFVAGLYQQGTSVWKHLYPTSSAVDTMRLAASPLNLLLMGQEEALYVYFPGQRVWIFKQLWLQLLVSVLLVMIIFGSFYYAWRIINRQKKLSEMKNDFINNMTHEFKTPIATIAFAVANINNEQIIADPDLVRQFTGIIKNENQRLNSQVEKVMNAALTDEKALALNWEATALYPLFSTLAAAAKLRIEENGGHLQLEINDIKGVTWLTDPFHLANVINNLLDNAIKYAGAAPPNVLLKATCQQEELHIAIKDSGIGISKEDLPMVFDKFYRAPTGDLHNVKGFGLGLSYVEEIIRRLGGSVNVKSVLGKGSVFSVVVPQKQA is encoded by the coding sequence ACTTATGGGTGTGCAGGTCTATTGGCTGAAGGAGCAATACCAACAGCAGCAACACGCGCTGTATCGGGATGCCCAAAAAGGGATCGGTGCCCTTAATCAGGAGTTGAATCGTCGCAACTCTTTTGTTTCCCAACTTCAAGACCAAAATACCTACGATTTTCAGACCTGGAGTGCCGATTCTTCCCGCCTTTTTATTTTTGCGAGCAACGTTTCGGATCAGCTTCCTCATCCAGATACCACATTGCAATTAAAGCGCAAGAAAGAGGCGCAAGCATTGGCCGATCAGGTGTTGCAAAGCACTTCTACTGCTCCGGGGATATTTGAAACGATCCTCCTTCGTTCGGTGCAGCAGTGCTCCACGTGCGAGCCAGATCAATCCTTGGGAGACCGCTATCCAATCGACCAGTTATTGGCGGAGAAACTGAAGGAAGAGGGAGTTCATTTACCTTTTGTTGCGGGCTTATACCAGCAAGGTACGAGCGTGTGGAAACACCTGTATCCGACGAGTTCAGCAGTGGATACGATGCGCCTGGCGGCGTCTCCTCTGAACCTGCTATTGATGGGGCAGGAAGAGGCCTTGTACGTGTATTTTCCTGGGCAGCGCGTGTGGATTTTTAAGCAACTTTGGCTTCAGCTCCTGGTCTCGGTGTTATTGGTGATGATCATCTTTGGGAGTTTCTACTATGCCTGGCGCATCATTAATCGGCAGAAGAAATTGTCGGAAATGAAGAATGATTTCATCAATAATATGACGCATGAGTTCAAGACGCCCATCGCTACCATTGCCTTCGCAGTAGCCAATATCAACAATGAGCAGATCATAGCCGATCCCGATTTAGTCCGGCAGTTTACCGGGATCATCAAAAATGAAAACCAACGGCTGAACAGTCAGGTAGAGAAGGTAATGAATGCTGCTCTGACGGATGAAAAAGCCCTGGCACTGAATTGGGAGGCGACTGCTCTGTATCCGTTGTTCAGCACTCTGGCCGCAGCGGCCAAGCTCCGGATTGAGGAGAATGGCGGGCATTTGCAGCTGGAGATCAATGATATTAAAGGCGTAACCTGGTTGACCGACCCCTTCCATTTAGCCAATGTAATAAACAACCTTCTTGATAACGCCATAAAATACGCTGGGGCAGCGCCACCAAATGTTTTACTAAAGGCCACCTGCCAGCAGGAGGAGTTGCACATTGCCATCAAGGATAGCGGCATCGGCATCAGCAAAGAAGATTTACCCATGGTATTCGATAAATTCTACCGGGCACCTACCGGAGATTTGCATAACGTCAAAGGCTTCGGCTTGGGGCTGAGCTACGTAGAGGAAATTATTCGTCGCTTGGGTGGATCAGTAAACGTCAAAAGCGTACTCGGTAAAGGAAGTGTTTTCTCGGTTGTCGTACCCCAAAAACAAGCATAG
- a CDS encoding response regulator transcription factor, translated as MIKARILVAEDDPNFGLVMKSYLSLQQYDVTLCEDGNKALSVLQHQDFDLCILDVMMPFCDGFTVAQRIQKSGRKMPVVFLTAKALKEDQIKGYRLGAIDYLIKPFDPDILLLKVQAILRLPGGEEDPTIQYRIGPFVFNPHLRQLRNDETQWKLSPKENSLLELLCQKKGTVLLREEALLKIWGEESFFTGQSMNVYITKLRNYFRTASEHPVSIENLHSKGFMLTPAAEAEEG; from the coding sequence ATGATTAAAGCCCGTATTTTAGTCGCCGAAGATGATCCCAATTTTGGTCTGGTAATGAAGAGCTATCTGAGCTTGCAACAATACGATGTTACGCTTTGCGAAGACGGGAATAAGGCCCTGAGTGTTCTACAGCATCAGGATTTTGATCTTTGTATCCTCGATGTGATGATGCCTTTTTGTGATGGCTTCACCGTCGCTCAGCGTATTCAAAAAAGCGGGCGAAAGATGCCGGTTGTTTTCCTGACGGCCAAAGCATTGAAGGAAGATCAGATCAAAGGCTATCGACTCGGAGCTATCGATTATTTGATCAAACCTTTTGATCCCGATATTCTGCTGCTAAAAGTTCAAGCCATCTTGCGCCTCCCTGGTGGTGAGGAAGATCCTACTATCCAGTACCGTATAGGCCCTTTTGTTTTTAACCCCCATCTACGCCAGCTCCGGAATGACGAGACACAGTGGAAGCTCAGCCCCAAAGAAAATAGTTTATTAGAGCTGCTTTGTCAAAAAAAAGGAACAGTACTCCTCCGTGAAGAAGCTTTACTCAAAATATGGGGGGAAGAGAGTTTCTTTACGGGGCAAAGTATGAATGTATACATCACCAAATTGCGCAATTATTTTCGGACCGCCAGCGAGCATCCGGTGAGCATTGAAAATCTTCACAGCAAAGGCTTTATGCTCACCCCCGCTGCGGAAGCAGAAGAAGGATAG
- a CDS encoding DUF6770 family protein translates to MNKILPTFCVLFLLIAFIPQLVAQNLTIPGISEITSGNVGYIQKENKTEAYYFLSITGERTSKDDELMDHLLTIVDVNLHPILHYSIRLGEKSFIKGIAQQDDHFGIVFADEEEERQWLEILDRAGNKLRSTELVFPNYNENKIPEDHHLTEQAPIAGVMGGFIVHQHTAPNFRIKGWREHQVLFFSLEDPAKDWASSKTQLEDRDYWGGHLWSNDTLVLSNQIGQGFNRIGNYTVIQSQVLAHDLRTGELLFTYNIRSANEAPRLAWATDDGFAVVGLVYGGENKAQLVSNSYSVYEARFNTTGRHLKTYTMDYYRDLPALIGKEIQDEKAGIEGIGYLYFHQINRLPNGQLILNLESFDLEFRGHINDGLVCIMESDLTLKSVERIPKKPHGVFYNINARKIEYRMTTHPTSWEKPYAIDHGHGNYLVPSKVKKINEPFEPVPRLSNKYFDFIFQTIDDTGVVTFSYFDQEKTDESKTNIRLVSLANEEFSEQEIALPHGERKYFIWPNTGGRITVLTQNKKENTLEVVVI, encoded by the coding sequence ATGAATAAAATATTACCGACTTTTTGCGTGCTCTTCCTACTGATTGCATTTATTCCCCAATTAGTAGCACAAAACCTCACCATTCCAGGCATTTCCGAGATCACCAGTGGCAATGTTGGCTATATCCAAAAAGAGAACAAAACCGAAGCTTATTACTTCTTGTCTATAACCGGAGAGCGTACCAGCAAGGACGATGAGCTGATGGATCACTTGCTCACTATTGTAGATGTAAATCTTCACCCCATATTGCATTACTCCATTCGCCTTGGTGAGAAATCTTTCATCAAAGGTATTGCCCAACAGGATGACCATTTCGGAATCGTTTTTGCCGACGAAGAGGAAGAGCGACAATGGCTGGAAATCCTTGATAGAGCAGGCAATAAGCTAAGATCTACTGAACTGGTCTTTCCAAACTATAACGAAAATAAAATACCCGAGGATCATCATCTTACCGAACAAGCACCAATTGCGGGAGTTATGGGTGGGTTCATCGTTCATCAGCATACGGCACCCAACTTCCGAATCAAAGGCTGGCGCGAACATCAGGTGCTTTTCTTCTCACTGGAAGATCCCGCCAAGGATTGGGCCAGTAGCAAAACCCAGTTAGAGGACCGCGATTATTGGGGAGGCCATTTATGGTCCAACGATACCTTGGTGTTGAGTAATCAAATAGGTCAAGGATTCAATAGGATAGGGAATTACACAGTAATACAATCGCAAGTACTCGCGCATGATTTGCGAACAGGTGAGCTACTATTCACCTATAACATACGGAGTGCAAACGAAGCCCCTCGTTTGGCCTGGGCTACCGATGATGGTTTTGCAGTGGTAGGTCTAGTCTATGGTGGGGAGAACAAAGCACAGTTGGTCTCGAACAGCTACAGCGTATACGAAGCTCGTTTCAACACCACAGGCCGTCATTTGAAGACTTATACGATGGACTACTATCGAGATCTACCAGCACTGATTGGTAAAGAGATTCAGGACGAAAAAGCAGGTATAGAGGGAATTGGCTATTTGTACTTTCACCAAATTAATCGCTTGCCCAATGGTCAGCTCATTTTGAACTTGGAGAGCTTTGATCTCGAGTTCAGAGGCCATATCAATGATGGCTTGGTTTGCATTATGGAGAGCGATTTAACCCTCAAGTCTGTCGAACGGATTCCCAAAAAGCCCCACGGTGTTTTTTACAATATAAATGCGCGGAAGATAGAGTATAGAATGACGACTCATCCAACTTCTTGGGAGAAACCGTATGCTATTGACCATGGACATGGTAATTATCTAGTTCCTTCAAAAGTCAAAAAGATTAATGAACCTTTTGAACCGGTACCAAGGCTATCAAATAAATATTTCGATTTCATTTTTCAAACCATTGATGACACAGGAGTCGTCACCTTTTCCTACTTCGATCAGGAAAAAACAGATGAGTCGAAAACCAATATTCGATTAGTTTCTTTAGCGAACGAAGAATTCTCCGAGCAGGAAATCGCCCTCCCTCACGGCGAGCGGAAATACTTTATCTGGCCCAATACCGGTGGGAGGATTACCGTACTCACCCAGAATAAAAAAGAAAACACCCTTGAAGTAGTCGTCATATGA